A DNA window from Parabacteroides johnsonii DSM 18315 contains the following coding sequences:
- a CDS encoding ATP-binding protein encodes MGKSSDYKTKYRWLFFFTVICLLFTCRVHADENNPILIISSYNPDTRNTTQNISEFMEEYKKQGGNSPVVIENMNCKSLPEAPLWKERMRKLLNKYQGESSPNLIVILGQEGWASYLSQDDSIIQNIPILCGMVSRNAVLLPDSNINVAEWTPESVNVEDLKNKERNLAGFVYNYDIKANIELIRKLYPSTKHLALVTDNSYGGISLQALVRKEIGKIDGIDFIPLDGRKNDIYNIIEEIKQLPPQSIILLGTWRVDVNDGYYVGNATYTMMLANPKVPAFSLTSIGLGHWAIGGCIPQYRSIGKDLARQAVHLLKEHPDELDTETIPNVYTFDAKKLKERSISTKELPPHSVFINTEVGLFVQYKFEILLLVSIVLLLFLIMVLYFYLRTSKLKNKLLILIDKQKEDEIELRKAKDKAEESDRLKSAFLANMSHEIRTPLNAIVGFSNLLTIAENEEERDEYINIISSNNELLLQLINDILDVAKIEAGTLEFIDSEIDINALLSDIEQSSRLKAPEGVQVSFVEKLPYCIIMSDKNRLAQVMTNFINNAIKFTKEGSIRFGYEHKDDKLLFYVKDTGCGIEPEKKDLVFNRFVKLNSFAQGTGLGLAICQMIIKKLGGEIGVESELGTGSTFWFTLPDTVIHGINIQSIKTTVHEEAVINNTNPKKATLLIAEDNESNYILIRAILKEYDLLHARNGNEAVRLYHEHHPDLILMDLKMPDMDGYEATAEIRKEDSDIPIIAVTAFAFAEDEQRVRQSGFNGYAAKPIKPAELKKIIVQYLSSTIHVSGEIVK; translated from the coding sequence ATGGGCAAATCATCAGACTACAAAACAAAGTACAGATGGCTATTTTTTTTCACTGTCATATGCCTGCTCTTCACATGCCGGGTTCATGCTGATGAAAATAATCCTATCCTGATCATAAGTTCTTACAACCCCGACACCCGCAATACGACACAAAATATCTCCGAGTTCATGGAAGAGTACAAGAAACAGGGGGGAAACTCGCCTGTCGTAATCGAAAACATGAACTGCAAGAGCCTGCCCGAAGCTCCCCTCTGGAAGGAAAGAATGCGTAAATTATTGAACAAATACCAGGGGGAAAGCAGCCCCAACCTGATCGTTATACTCGGGCAGGAAGGATGGGCCTCCTATCTGTCTCAAGATGACAGCATAATCCAGAATATTCCGATACTTTGCGGCATGGTCAGCCGAAATGCCGTTTTACTGCCTGACAGTAATATAAATGTAGCGGAATGGACTCCCGAAAGTGTAAACGTAGAAGACCTGAAAAACAAGGAAAGGAACCTGGCAGGATTTGTCTACAACTATGATATCAAAGCCAATATAGAGCTGATCCGGAAACTGTATCCGAGCACCAAGCATTTAGCCCTTGTCACAGACAACAGTTATGGAGGTATTTCGCTTCAAGCCCTGGTAAGAAAGGAAATCGGCAAAATAGATGGGATAGACTTCATCCCTCTGGACGGGCGTAAGAACGATATCTATAACATCATTGAGGAGATCAAGCAATTGCCCCCACAAAGCATCATCCTTTTGGGAACCTGGCGTGTAGACGTCAACGACGGATATTATGTCGGCAACGCGACTTACACCATGATGCTGGCAAATCCCAAAGTGCCTGCATTTTCACTGACTTCCATCGGTCTGGGACACTGGGCGATCGGGGGCTGTATCCCCCAATACCGCTCCATAGGAAAAGATCTGGCCCGCCAGGCTGTCCACCTTTTGAAGGAACACCCTGATGAACTTGACACAGAAACAATCCCGAACGTATATACATTCGATGCCAAGAAACTGAAAGAACGAAGTATCTCGACAAAAGAACTGCCCCCTCATTCCGTGTTTATCAATACCGAGGTAGGATTATTCGTCCAATATAAATTTGAAATCCTGTTGTTGGTGTCAATCGTGTTGTTACTGTTCCTGATCATGGTACTTTACTTTTACCTACGCACCAGCAAACTGAAAAATAAATTACTGATCCTAATCGACAAACAGAAAGAAGACGAAATAGAACTAAGAAAGGCCAAAGACAAGGCAGAAGAATCCGACCGTTTGAAATCCGCTTTCCTGGCCAATATGAGCCACGAGATCCGCACGCCGCTAAATGCAATTGTCGGTTTCTCCAACCTGCTGACCATAGCGGAGAACGAAGAGGAACGGGATGAATATATCAATATCATCAGCAGTAACAACGAATTGCTCCTGCAACTAATCAACGATATTCTGGACGTTGCGAAGATCGAAGCTGGCACATTGGAATTTATCGACTCCGAAATAGATATCAATGCCCTATTATCCGATATCGAGCAGTCTTCCCGCTTGAAAGCCCCCGAAGGGGTACAGGTTTCTTTTGTCGAAAAACTGCCTTATTGCATCATCATGTCGGACAAGAACCGGTTGGCACAAGTCATGACAAACTTCATCAACAACGCAATCAAGTTTACGAAAGAGGGAAGCATCCGGTTCGGTTACGAGCATAAAGACGACAAACTATTATTCTACGTCAAAGATACAGGATGTGGCATAGAACCGGAGAAGAAAGATCTTGTGTTCAACCGTTTCGTAAAACTGAACAGCTTTGCACAGGGGACAGGCCTGGGACTTGCCATCTGTCAGATGATCATCAAGAAGCTGGGCGGCGAGATCGGTGTGGAATCCGAATTGGGAACAGGTTCGACTTTCTGGTTCACTTTACCGGATACCGTCATTCATGGCATCAATATTCAGTCGATAAAAACAACGGTACACGAGGAGGCCGTAATCAACAACACGAATCCGAAAAAAGCGACACTGCTGATCGCGGAAGACAACGAAAGCAATTACATACTGATCCGTGCGATCCTAAAAGAGTATGACCTATTGCATGCCCGCAATGGGAACGAGGCCGTCCGGCTTTATCACGAGCACCATCCGGATCTTATCCTAATGGATCTCAAGATGCCAGACATGGACGGATATGAAGCGACTGCCGAAATCAGAAAAGAAGACTCCGACATCCCTATTATCGCCGTAACCGCTTTTGCTTTTGCAGAAGATGAACAACGGGTAAGGCAAAGCGGCTTCAACGGATATGCGGCCAAGCCGATCAAACCAGCGGAATTGAAAAAGATCATCGTCCAGTATCTTTCCTCTACAATACACGTGTCTGGGGAAATTGTAAAGTGA
- a CDS encoding TonB-dependent receptor: MAKKFIFLLLLLFTGLQMIRAQQTYSIKGIVKDATNGEPVSFANVVIWNTIEGTVTDSIGQFEITGVSPGSYRLQASFIGYKPTVTAEFRISNKDLFFPIELEESSESLQEVSIVASPFRKTAESPLGLRVIGFKEIEKSAGGNRDISRVVQSFPGVASTAAFRNDLMVRGGGPSENRFFLDGVEIPNINHFSTQGASGGPVGIINPDFIREVNFYSAAYPAARGNALSSVLDFKLQDGNKEKFSLRGVIGASDIGFSVNGPAGKKTTYQVSIRRSYLQFLFDMIGLPFLPTFTDAQFKVKHTFDRKNELTILGLGAIDDMKLNTGMEDMSEKNQYILAYLPVVKQKTYTLGAVYKHYSGKNIYSLIISRSQLNNRNIKYKDNDESSEENLTLNYRSDEIENKLRSENIFRFPFFRLNVGGNLEYATYTNHTYQKQFTTTPKVINYHTDLGLLKWGLYATAIYESDNERFTASLGVRADANDYSPEMNNLLDQLSPRLSLSYRLFGAVYLNGNIGRYYELPPYTVLGFKDNQGNYLNKANRLTYIRSDQTGLGLEYRPSSYLKFSAEGFYKKYDQYPMSLVDSIPLASKGTDYGVLGNEAVSSTATGRAYGLELTGRWYNYKGLTFIASYTYVRSEFKDGRGSGKYIPSAWDNRHLFTFSGTYALPKNWDIGAKLRVVGGAPYTPYDVEKSSLVEAWDASGSLYYDYSRFNSERLKPFTQLDIRIDKTFYLKKFMLGAYIDIQNILNSKYKEQDVYIKTGKVLNPEAPLDQQRYELKPVERRTGTLLPSIGLMIEF, encoded by the coding sequence ATGGCCAAGAAATTTATCTTTCTTTTACTCTTGCTGTTTACGGGTTTACAAATGATACGGGCCCAACAAACATATTCCATAAAAGGTATCGTAAAGGATGCCACCAACGGCGAACCGGTGAGTTTCGCCAATGTTGTCATATGGAATACGATAGAAGGGACTGTCACTGATTCGATCGGCCAATTCGAGATCACCGGAGTCTCTCCCGGAAGCTATCGCCTACAAGCCTCCTTCATTGGTTATAAACCAACAGTCACGGCTGAATTCAGGATTTCCAACAAGGATCTATTTTTTCCGATCGAACTGGAAGAAAGCAGTGAAAGTCTGCAAGAAGTAAGCATCGTTGCCTCGCCTTTCCGCAAGACGGCAGAAAGTCCGCTCGGACTGCGCGTTATCGGATTCAAAGAGATCGAGAAAAGTGCCGGAGGAAACCGGGACATATCCCGGGTCGTACAATCTTTTCCTGGTGTAGCATCTACGGCCGCTTTCCGAAACGACTTGATGGTCAGAGGCGGAGGCCCGTCTGAGAACCGTTTCTTTCTTGATGGCGTAGAAATACCGAACATCAACCACTTTTCCACGCAGGGAGCTTCCGGAGGTCCTGTCGGGATCATTAATCCGGATTTCATACGCGAAGTCAATTTCTATTCTGCCGCCTATCCTGCCGCGCGTGGAAACGCCCTTAGCTCGGTTCTTGATTTCAAGCTACAGGACGGCAACAAAGAAAAATTCTCCTTGCGGGGAGTGATAGGAGCTTCGGACATCGGATTCTCTGTCAACGGACCGGCCGGCAAGAAGACAACTTACCAGGTGTCTATTCGCCGTTCATACCTTCAGTTCCTTTTCGATATGATCGGATTACCTTTCCTGCCGACCTTCACTGACGCACAATTCAAAGTGAAACATACATTCGACCGGAAAAACGAACTGACGATCCTGGGACTGGGAGCCATAGACGACATGAAACTCAACACCGGCATGGAAGATATGAGTGAAAAGAACCAATATATCTTAGCCTACCTGCCAGTAGTCAAGCAAAAAACATACACCTTGGGAGCAGTTTACAAACATTACTCCGGCAAAAACATTTATTCACTGATTATCAGCCGGAGCCAGCTAAACAACCGGAATATCAAATACAAAGACAATGACGAAAGTTCGGAAGAAAACCTGACTCTCAATTACCGTTCGGACGAAATCGAAAACAAACTGCGCAGTGAGAATATATTCCGTTTTCCTTTCTTCCGGCTGAATGTCGGCGGAAACCTCGAATATGCGACCTACACCAATCATACATACCAGAAACAGTTCACCACGACTCCCAAAGTGATCAACTATCACACGGATCTCGGACTTTTGAAATGGGGGCTTTATGCCACAGCCATATACGAAAGCGATAACGAGCGTTTCACCGCATCTTTAGGAGTACGGGCAGATGCCAACGACTATTCGCCGGAGATGAACAATCTCCTGGATCAGCTCTCACCCCGCCTTTCCCTTTCCTACCGTTTGTTTGGAGCGGTTTATCTGAACGGAAACATCGGCAGATATTACGAATTGCCTCCTTATACAGTCCTCGGATTCAAAGACAATCAAGGCAACTATCTGAATAAGGCCAACCGCCTGACTTATATCCGGAGCGACCAGACGGGACTCGGACTGGAGTATCGCCCTTCCTCATATCTGAAATTCTCGGCAGAAGGTTTTTACAAGAAGTACGACCAATACCCGATGTCATTAGTCGATAGCATTCCACTCGCCTCTAAAGGTACGGACTACGGGGTTTTAGGAAACGAAGCGGTCAGCTCGACCGCCACAGGAAGAGCATACGGCCTCGAACTTACCGGACGGTGGTATAATTATAAAGGGCTGACCTTTATCGCTTCCTACACCTACGTCCGAAGCGAATTCAAGGATGGACGCGGAAGCGGAAAATACATTCCGTCAGCTTGGGACAACCGCCACCTCTTTACATTCAGCGGAACCTACGCACTGCCAAAAAACTGGGATATCGGAGCTAAATTAAGAGTTGTAGGCGGTGCACCTTATACCCCTTACGATGTTGAAAAAAGTAGTCTGGTCGAAGCCTGGGACGCCAGCGGTAGCCTCTATTACGATTACAGCCGCTTCAACAGCGAACGGTTAAAGCCTTTCACGCAATTGGATATCCGGATAGACAAGACCTTCTATCTGAAAAAGTTCATGTTGGGTGCTTATATTGACATACAGAACATCTTGAATTCCAAATATAAAGAACAGGATGTGTATATCAAAACAGGTAAAGTCCTAAACCCAGAAGCACCCCTCGACCAACAACGCTATGAATTAAAACCCGTAGAACGCCGTACCGGGACTTTATTGCCCAGTATAGGACTTATGATCGAATTTTAG
- the mnmD gene encoding tRNA (5-methylaminomethyl-2-thiouridine)(34)-methyltransferase MnmD produces MQNTTNHIKRELQLTADGSHTLFIPEMDEHYHSVNGAVQESCHVFIEAGLHHLERGEITILEIGFGTGLNAFLTLLDAEACQRKIHYCSIELYPLGTDVIESLNYGEMLCAGRKDVFHALHQAEWNVAVQVTEFFELHKIQGDSNTCALPDRIDLIYFDAFAPDKQPEMWNQEIFNRLYTHTTEGGVLVTYCAKGVVRRMMKEAGYSVERIPGPPGKREMLRAIKL; encoded by the coding sequence ATGCAGAACACAACGAATCATATCAAACGGGAATTACAACTGACGGCGGATGGTAGCCATACGCTTTTTATCCCAGAAATGGACGAACACTACCATTCTGTGAATGGCGCCGTACAGGAGTCATGCCATGTCTTTATCGAAGCCGGGTTGCACCATCTGGAACGGGGGGAAATCACCATTCTGGAAATAGGTTTCGGTACCGGACTTAATGCCTTTCTGACTTTGTTGGATGCTGAGGCCTGTCAACGGAAAATACATTACTGTTCGATTGAGCTTTATCCGCTTGGTACAGACGTGATCGAGAGCCTGAATTACGGAGAAATGCTCTGTGCCGGACGAAAGGATGTTTTCCATGCTCTGCATCAGGCGGAATGGAATGTTGCAGTCCAGGTTACGGAGTTCTTTGAACTGCATAAAATACAAGGAGACAGTAATACGTGTGCTTTGCCGGATCGAATCGACCTGATCTATTTCGATGCGTTTGCCCCTGATAAGCAGCCGGAGATGTGGAATCAGGAAATCTTCAACCGGTTGTATACCCATACGACCGAAGGTGGTGTTTTGGTGACCTATTGTGCGAAAGGTGTCGTCAGGCGTATGATGAAAGAAGCCGGATATTCTGTTGAAAGAATACCCGGCCCCCCTGGAAAGCGCGAAATGCTTCGTGCTATTAAATTATAA
- the trxA gene encoding thioredoxin → MALQITDANFEELVNSGKPMVLDFWAEWCGPCRMVGPIIDELATEYEGRVTIGKMDVDNNNDVVAQFGIRNIPTVLFFKDGKVVDKQVGAAPKTTFVSKIEALL, encoded by the coding sequence ATGGCACTACAAATTACAGATGCAAATTTTGAAGAGTTGGTAAACTCTGGTAAGCCTATGGTCCTTGACTTCTGGGCAGAATGGTGTGGCCCTTGCCGCATGGTCGGCCCGATCATCGATGAACTGGCTACCGAATATGAAGGCCGTGTTACTATCGGCAAAATGGATGTAGACAACAACAACGACGTGGTTGCACAATTTGGTATCCGCAACATCCCGACCGTTCTTTTCTTCAAAGACGGAAAGGTAGTGGACAAACAGGTAGGTGCTGCTCCTAAAACTACATTCGTATCTAAAATCGAAGCTCTTTTATAA
- the dnaE gene encoding DNA polymerase III subunit alpha: MEPFIHLHVHTQYSLLDGQASIDALIDKAQKDGMPAIAVTDHGVMFGIKEFFNKVSKKNGKPLGAIKDYEKELKELKSKTELTSEEQARLEEIPAKIEEEKKKIFKPIFGCECYCARNGRHSKLASQNDRSGWHLIVLAKNLNGYKNLIKMVSLSWTEGFYGRPRIDKELLEKYHEDLIICSACIGGEIPQHILNGRMDKAEESVLWFKNLFGEDYYLEIQRHETHDPNAAQDVYPHQVTANKVILELARKHDIKVIATNDVHFVNAEDAEAHDRLICLSTGKDLDDPNRMRYTKQEWMKTTAEMNTLFSDIPEALSNTLEIADKVEFYSIDHGPIMPTFAIPEDFGTEEGYRRKFTEQDLFDEFTRDENGNVVLSEEAAHDKIKKLGGYEKLYRIKLEADYLKKITYDGAKICYGDELNDEVKERLNFELHIMKTMGFPGYFLIVQDFIRAAREELGVSVGPGRGSAAGSAVAYCLGITRIDPIKYDLLFERFLNPDRISLPDIDTDFDDDGRGEVLRWVTEKYGAERVAHIITYGTMATKSAIKDVARVQKLPLAESNRLAKLVPDKIPDMKKFKLKDAINYVPELKEAATGNDPLARDTLKYAQMLEGNVRNTGVHACGVIIGRYDISDVVPVSTAKDKDTGEEMLVTQYEGSVIEETGLIKMDFLGLKTLSIIKEAIENIRLTTGHELDIDHISLEDPATYKLYCDGKTTGTFQFESAGMQKYLKELQPSKFEDLIAMNALYRPGPMDYIPSFIARKQGKEEIKYDIPVMERYLKDTYGITVYQEQVMLLSRLLANFTRGESDALRKAMGKKLIEKMNHLKSKFMAGGKTNGYKEETLQKIWSDWEKFASYAFNKSHATCYSWVAYQTAFLKANYPSEYMAAVLSRSLSNIVDITKFMDECKAMGIQVLGPDVNESILKFSVDKNKNIRFGLGAVKGVGEAAVQNIIEERRKNGPYKDIFDFVERVSLTACNKKNIESLALAGAFDNFGIQREQFFAETGKGEIFLETLVRYGNKFQTDKSTATNSLFGGDAFIAIAKPEIPKCERWSDLERLNKEKELVGIYLSAHPLDEYRIILTYVCNTGMAEINDKENLVGKDLLFGGIVTDFREGMTKKGNPYGIIKIEDFTGSGEIALFGKDYVDYSKFGKRGMYLLIKARVEDRYNSGRLSLSIGAIQLLQEEKDRLIEKISITVPIHDLDEPTINELSTLIKNNPGQSLLYFKVVDGEHNIIQNFFSQNIRLNVTRNLVEFLQTNDNMDFKING, from the coding sequence ATGGAACCGTTTATACATCTGCACGTACATACCCAGTATTCACTGCTGGACGGACAAGCATCGATCGACGCTTTGATTGACAAAGCACAAAAGGATGGTATGCCGGCGATTGCCGTCACCGACCACGGTGTGATGTTCGGAATAAAAGAGTTCTTCAACAAGGTATCCAAGAAAAACGGCAAACCGTTAGGAGCTATCAAGGATTATGAGAAAGAGTTGAAAGAACTGAAAAGTAAAACGGAACTGACCTCCGAAGAGCAGGCCCGTCTTGAAGAAATACCTGCAAAAATCGAAGAAGAGAAGAAAAAAATATTCAAGCCGATCTTCGGTTGCGAGTGTTATTGCGCCCGTAACGGACGGCATAGCAAGCTCGCTTCGCAGAACGACCGAAGCGGATGGCACTTGATCGTGTTGGCTAAGAACCTAAACGGCTACAAGAATCTGATCAAGATGGTTTCTTTGTCCTGGACGGAAGGTTTTTACGGACGTCCGCGTATCGACAAGGAGTTGCTGGAAAAATATCACGAAGACCTGATCATATGCTCCGCCTGTATCGGTGGGGAAATTCCACAGCATATCCTGAACGGACGGATGGACAAGGCCGAAGAATCGGTTCTTTGGTTCAAGAACCTGTTCGGAGAAGATTACTACCTGGAAATACAGCGGCATGAAACACATGATCCGAACGCCGCACAAGATGTATACCCTCACCAGGTAACAGCCAACAAGGTGATTTTGGAACTGGCGCGTAAACACGATATCAAGGTAATCGCGACCAATGACGTTCACTTTGTCAACGCAGAAGACGCGGAAGCACATGACCGCCTGATCTGCCTCAGTACGGGTAAAGACCTGGACGACCCGAACCGTATGCGTTACACCAAACAGGAATGGATGAAGACGACGGCTGAGATGAATACCCTCTTTTCTGATATTCCTGAAGCCCTCAGCAACACGCTGGAGATAGCCGACAAGGTGGAATTCTACTCCATCGACCACGGTCCTATCATGCCAACCTTCGCCATCCCGGAAGATTTCGGAACGGAAGAAGGATATCGCCGGAAATTCACCGAACAGGACTTGTTCGACGAATTCACCCGTGATGAAAACGGGAATGTTGTCCTGAGTGAAGAGGCCGCACACGACAAAATAAAGAAATTAGGCGGTTACGAAAAGCTATACCGTATCAAACTGGAAGCTGACTATCTGAAAAAGATCACCTACGACGGAGCTAAAATTTGTTACGGAGATGAACTGAACGACGAAGTCAAGGAGCGGTTGAACTTCGAGTTGCATATCATGAAGACGATGGGTTTCCCCGGTTACTTCTTGATCGTGCAAGACTTTATCCGTGCCGCTCGCGAAGAATTGGGTGTTTCGGTCGGCCCCGGCCGTGGATCGGCAGCAGGTTCGGCTGTTGCCTACTGCCTGGGGATCACCCGTATCGACCCGATCAAATACGACTTGCTGTTCGAGCGTTTCCTGAATCCGGACCGAATTTCCCTCCCCGATATCGATACCGACTTCGACGATGACGGTCGTGGGGAAGTGCTTCGCTGGGTAACGGAAAAATACGGAGCCGAACGTGTGGCTCATATCATCACGTACGGCACGATGGCAACCAAGTCGGCTATCAAAGATGTCGCACGTGTACAGAAGCTTCCTCTTGCCGAATCGAACCGCCTCGCAAAACTCGTTCCGGACAAGATACCGGATATGAAGAAGTTTAAGCTGAAAGATGCGATCAACTATGTGCCGGAACTGAAAGAGGCGGCTACCGGAAACGATCCGCTGGCACGCGATACCTTGAAATATGCTCAAATGCTGGAAGGTAACGTGCGCAACACAGGTGTACATGCCTGCGGCGTCATCATCGGACGTTACGATATATCGGACGTCGTACCTGTCAGTACAGCCAAGGACAAAGATACCGGAGAAGAAATGCTCGTCACCCAATATGAAGGTTCGGTGATCGAAGAAACCGGTTTGATCAAGATGGACTTCTTAGGGCTGAAAACACTGTCCATCATTAAAGAAGCGATCGAAAACATCCGGCTGACAACGGGCCATGAACTGGATATCGACCATATCAGCCTGGAAGATCCGGCAACCTACAAACTGTATTGCGACGGAAAGACTACAGGTACATTCCAGTTTGAATCTGCCGGTATGCAAAAGTATCTGAAAGAGTTGCAGCCGTCCAAGTTCGAAGACTTGATTGCGATGAACGCCCTGTACCGTCCGGGACCAATGGATTATATCCCTTCTTTCATCGCCCGCAAACAGGGAAAAGAGGAAATCAAGTACGATATTCCCGTCATGGAGCGGTATCTGAAAGACACATATGGTATCACCGTCTACCAAGAACAGGTCATGCTTTTGTCACGTCTGTTAGCGAACTTCACCCGCGGCGAAAGTGACGCCCTCCGTAAGGCAATGGGTAAGAAGTTGATCGAGAAGATGAACCACCTGAAATCTAAATTCATGGCGGGTGGAAAGACGAACGGTTACAAGGAAGAAACTTTGCAGAAGATATGGTCCGACTGGGAAAAATTCGCCTCATACGCCTTCAACAAGAGTCATGCCACCTGCTACTCATGGGTAGCCTATCAGACGGCTTTTCTGAAAGCAAACTATCCGTCCGAGTATATGGCTGCCGTCCTGAGCCGAAGTTTGTCGAACATTGTGGATATCACAAAATTCATGGACGAATGTAAGGCAATGGGCATCCAGGTTCTTGGACCGGATGTGAACGAATCGATCCTGAAGTTCAGTGTGGACAAGAACAAGAACATCCGTTTCGGCCTGGGTGCCGTGAAGGGTGTTGGTGAAGCTGCCGTACAAAATATCATTGAAGAACGGAGAAAGAACGGTCCGTATAAAGATATCTTTGATTTCGTGGAACGTGTCAGCCTGACTGCCTGCAACAAGAAAAATATCGAATCGTTGGCATTGGCCGGTGCTTTCGACAACTTCGGCATTCAGCGGGAACAGTTCTTTGCCGAAACCGGAAAAGGAGAAATATTCCTCGAAACGCTGGTCCGCTATGGCAATAAGTTCCAGACGGACAAGAGCACGGCAACCAATTCCCTGTTCGGAGGAGATGCTTTTATCGCCATCGCCAAACCGGAGATTCCCAAATGTGAACGTTGGAGCGACCTCGAACGCCTAAATAAGGAAAAAGAACTGGTCGGCATCTATCTTTCCGCCCATCCTTTGGATGAATACCGTATTATACTGACATATGTATGTAATACCGGCATGGCGGAAATAAACGATAAGGAAAACCTGGTGGGTAAAGATTTGCTGTTCGGCGGTATCGTTACGGACTTCCGCGAAGGGATGACCAAGAAAGGGAATCCTTACGGCATTATCAAGATAGAAGATTTTACCGGTAGCGGAGAAATAGCGTTGTTCGGTAAAGATTACGTCGATTACAGCAAATTCGGCAAACGCGGTATGTACCTGCTGATCAAGGCGCGTGTGGAAGACCGCTACAATTCAGGTCGCCTTAGCTTATCTATCGGAGCCATCCAGCTACTACAGGAAGAGAAGGACCGTCTGATCGAAAAGATCAGCATCACGGTCCCGATCCACGATTTGGACGAACCTACCATAAACGAACTGTCTACCCTGATTAAAAACAATCCGGGCCAGAGTCTGTTATACTTCAAGGTGGTTGACGGTGAACATAATATCATACAGAATTTTTTCTCACAAAACATACGGCTCAATGTCACACGCAACCTGGTCGAATTCTTGCAAACGAACGATAATATGGATTTTAAAATTAATGGGTAG
- a CDS encoding porin family protein: MRKIIFIAFWAMLMIMPAVGQVTFGVRAGGAYSSLVQKVEGTYNAGARFGFSLAGLADIHLYKGLSLRPELAFTNQGGSFYSNPQVEGAKNSFNKCSYYSIQVPVNLAYTFIINDVQLGVYAGPALDFSLFGKMKTENQNVDIHFGQTKEADLKTFDLGVNVGLRVDYSRYFFSVSALCGTLDRRAIEREGESSLYQNNVTLSLGYMFR; the protein is encoded by the coding sequence ATGAGAAAAATTATATTTATCGCCTTTTGGGCAATGTTGATGATTATGCCGGCTGTCGGTCAAGTTACTTTCGGCGTGCGTGCGGGTGGTGCTTATTCTTCTCTGGTGCAGAAAGTTGAAGGTACATACAACGCCGGTGCCCGTTTTGGTTTCAGCTTGGCCGGACTTGCTGATATACATCTATATAAGGGCTTGTCTTTGCGTCCCGAACTGGCGTTTACGAACCAAGGCGGTTCTTTCTACTCTAATCCGCAAGTGGAAGGGGCGAAGAATTCTTTCAATAAATGCAGTTACTATTCTATCCAGGTTCCGGTGAACTTAGCTTATACCTTTATTATAAATGATGTGCAGTTGGGCGTTTATGCCGGTCCGGCTCTCGACTTCTCTCTTTTTGGAAAGATGAAAACCGAAAACCAGAACGTCGATATCCATTTCGGCCAGACCAAGGAGGCTGATCTCAAAACATTTGATCTGGGTGTCAATGTCGGCCTGCGCGTGGATTACAGCCGCTACTTCTTTTCCGTCAGCGCCCTTTGCGGCACACTGGATCGTCGCGCCATAGAACGTGAAGGCGAATCTTCCCTCTATCAGAACAACGTGACGTTGTCGTTGGGGTATATGTTCCGGTAA